The bacterium genome contains the following window.
GAAATTACGTATTGTCATTTTAGCTATAATAATGCTCATTATAATTATACAGTGGGCTTGGATAGCAACGCTGTCTGAATTATATGAGCTGATGTCAGGTGGTTCTGTGGGGCTTAGGGAGAAGGATGTGCGTAATAAACTTGGTGCTCCTGTGGATGTGGCGCATGATTCTGTTCCACATTTGCCGGGATTTTATCCTATTCCATCACAAAAAGCGGAACACCAAGGGAAAATCCTAATCTATAAACGCTTTCGTTATTGCGCATACATTTACATAAGCAAATCTGATCGAGTGACTGCAAATTTTATTGCGCATAGATTCTGACTATATGTTTTTCAGTTACCGGTTCCAGCACGACGTTGTATAAATATGATGGCGCGGGAAACATAAGAACAGCCACGACAGATTTTACTGATGTCACCACCTATACCTGGGGATTCAGGAATATGATGACCAAGTGGCAGAAGACTGGCGAGACAACTGTTGAGTATGGATATGATGGATATGGGATGCGAGTGAGGAAAACACCTAGTGGTGGTACACCGACTGATTATTTACTGGATGTTAGTGAAGTTGTCGAAGAGATATCGACAACAAATGTGACTTCGTACGCAAGACCATGGTTACCTATTAAGATTTCAGGGACAGCCTATATGGTTTTCTATGCTGATTGCCTTGGTAGCACACGGATTATTGCAAATGCAAACTCGATTGTTCAAATGGCGGCTGCATATGATGCATTCGGCAATCCGATTAATGGCATTGCGGAAAGTTTTGGTTTTGCGGGACAGTACCGCTATAGCTTGGATTCGATCAACATATATTACCTGAAAGCAAGATATTATAACCCAGAGGTTGGCCGATTCACAAGTAGAGACCCATTAGGTTATAGGGGTGGAATAAACCTCTATGAATATGCTGGAAACAATCCAGTTATGCGCATTGATCCAACTGGACTTGTGAAGTGGTGGGTACCTTTTGTACCGGCGTGGATAATGACCTTGATTGATTCACCGTGTTTTGCAAATGCAATTGGTACAGGGCAAGGGTGGAGAGATGGCCATAACAATAATATGGCTCATTGCACTCTGACTTGTGAATTGGCAAGGTGTCCTGGATTATCATATGGTGATTCTCAAATACTGGAAGGACTATTCGAGGAATTACAATGGCTATTTGGTCCTTTTAATAATCCGTGGTGGGATGCTGCAGCTTTTTATGATGCTGTTGGTGATGGATTAGGTAGTTATGGCGATCCTTGTAAATCATGCACGGATCTTTGCCAGCAAGCTTGGGGTGATGGGATGTTGGACTATACGCCTGCGAACTAACATGTTTGTTTAGTGAGGATCAGTAAATTGATGTTTATAGCTGCTGTAGTTATCATTTGTTGCACGATGCTGCTTATAGCAATTAGCATTGCACATGTGTTTTCTGTAGTGCGGTTGCCTAAATATTTATTGGTACTTTGCGCTACATTAGGTGTTGCCTTGTACATTATACTTGGTCCGTTACAACTCCAGAAACTCAGTGCATATGCTTCTTATTTAGGTGTTGTTGGATTAAATACTCGTGATACACGTGCGCTTCTCGGCGCCCCCAGTCATGTTATTGCTGGATTTCAAGAAACAACTTGGCCGGAACTACACCTGCAGCAGGCAGGGAAGATATGGATATATGATTCTGATTTGATGTATGGTTATTCTGTTTACGTTGTATTCAATAAAAGTAATTGCCAGGTAGACACAGTCGCATTAATACGAGAAATATGAGGAAGGGACTTGGTAGAGAAAATGCCGGTTTGGAAAATGCTAACTTCTAGTCGTTCATTGCGTTTTGCCTTTTTTGTGATTATTGTTCTTGCAATAGCTGTACAAATTATATGGTCAGCTTCATTAAGCGAGCTATACAATTTACTTTCAGGAAGTACAGTTGGTCTTAATGAAAAAGATGTGCGTTTTTATTTGGGTAAACCAACATTGATTGAGGAGCGTGGTGCAGTTTTCGTTTTCAAAGATTATCATCCAATTCCTACAGATAAGATTAATGCTGGCGAGAAAGTATTGATTTACAAAAAAATACGATATTGTGCCTATGTATATATCGACCGTAATGACCATGTCAGATGTAATTTTATTGCGCGTAGATTTTAATCATGACATTTCGGTATTTTGAGAACTTGGAAGCCATCTCACAAGTATCAAAGGACCAGTTTTTAGCAAATTTTGACATACCCAAAATGCCTTGTAAATGCTGCGAGGCAGATTCCTGGTCAATCTCGCTTTGCTAGTTTCTTAACGATTGGGCTAATCTAGTTTTGAAACAGCTTCCTTGTTCCCGAAACGGGGAGGCATAATGCCGAAGAAGAAAGCCTATCAATACAACCCGATATAACGCAATGAAATGGAAGAACTGCGATGCCGGGGTTACACCCCATCAAGATATAGCTATATAAAAAAAGAGAGGAGAATGAAATGAATCTCAGGTCATTGGTTTTTGTGCTTATTGTATCATGTGCATTTATTTTGCAGTCTGCTGGCTCTTTGTTGGCAGTGGATGAAAAGATCACTCCCACAAACAATAGGGTCATTGACAGGGAAGACAAAGAGTTCAATAACGCTATGCGGGTGTGGTATCAGCATCGTTATGAAGAAGGCGCAAATCTCCTCCAGAAGTTTGTGCAGGACTACCCGGACAGCCGCTGGGCTGCCGAAGCAGTGATGCACATCGGTTGTCTGTGCGTATATCAAAAAAAATACGATGAGGCAAAAACGATTTTCAATAACTTGCTTGCAGAGCATCCAAATGATGAGATCGGAGTCAAGTGCAATCTGCGGCTCGGTAATATTGCCGAGGCAACGGCCGATTACAGCGAAGCTGTCAATATGTATAATGCTGCTTTGCGTTGCCCAATGACTTGGGATCAATACAAATATCTTAATGAAAAACTCAAATATTCTGTTAGCGAAAAAGAGACCAGACTAATGCGGATCAATTGCGGGTCTGTGGCCCTGGCCGCATGCTTGGAAGCAATGGGTAAAGATAATGAAGCTGCAAAGGCAAAAGCTTTCGTTCCTGACCCGGAGGGTGATTCATTTTATAAGCTGCAATATGAATCGGCGTCGCTTGGAGTTGATGCCAAAGCTGTTGAGATGACAATAGACCAGCTCAAACAGGCAAAGCTGCCTGTAATAGGCCATGTAAATACAAATCACTTTATTGCCGTGCTAAGCATAAAAAATGGCATGGTTCGAGTTAAGGATTCTATAAAGGGCGAATATCTTATTTCGCTGTCTGATCTTAGTGTCAAATGGACAGGTAAGGCTCTCACATTCGATACATCGTCTGACCTACAGTCCCTTGACCTGGCAACATCACTTGAAACACTGGGAGGCTGCTGTGGTGTTCCAAGTGGCAGAGGTGGTTGTGCTACCTGTCCAGGTGGCGCAAGCCAGGGTGGTAGTAGTGATGGTGGTAGTAGCGCTTGCGGTCCTTCGGGCTGTGGTGAAATTGTCTCGAGGGGTAGACCTACCCATGATGTCTGGCTGCTTCAGCAGGTGATAAAAGTAACTGATACACCGATATGGTATAATCCGGGGCGCGGCCCATCGCCGAGCTTTACGATAAATTATGACAACGACTATTCAAGCTCGGGCATCTTCGGCAGCGGCAGCAAAAGCATATTTGATTCAAAAGTATACTTTTTGCCAAGCTCAAATGGAGTAAGCACAAAGCTTTCAGCTTCAATCACTTCTTCATCACCTGCCAATAATGGTAGTCTGAGTGTTATGTCGATCTCCGGCTTTCCGACGAGCGGAGCTGTGGTTGTGACTGACGGCACTAACGCCGAGGTAATTAAATACACCTCAACATCAGAAAACTCTTTCAACAATATCACTCGCGGTGCAAATCCTATAAGCGTTGATATGAATAGCCAAGATCAGAGTGTCTATTATTCTATAAACGATTTGCAGGTACATCGTGAAGATACAAGAGAACTGGATTATCAGTGGAATACATCCAGCCTTAAGTATGTCACCAGTTCAGGTATCTATGGCGAGCTTATAGATGTTGATATGAGACAGCCCATGGATGATACAATCATGGGCAGAATTGTTGTTATTACACTAAGGAACGGAACCAAATACTATTATCTGTCTGCCAACGAGCCGATAACCACTCAGCAGGGGCGACTACAGATCATTGAGGATCCTATCGGGCCGCCTGTGACAACCCTTGGTTCAAGTATCAGTACATCGCAGCCGATAGATGGTGGTTCGATAGCTCTGACAAGCGCATCTCAACTTGCATCCAAGGGTGCAATAATGATTACAAACAGCTCCGACGAAAGTGAGATAATCACATACACGGCAATATCCGGCAATTCGATTATGAATATTACAAGAGGCGCTCAGGGTACGAGCAAGATAGCTGCAGTTGCAACTGATCCTGTAACACGACTTCTTCGCCTGACTATGAATTACAATCAAAGCACTGGTGTAATTGAATCCATTACGGATGCCAACGGTCAAGACACTATCATAGGGACCCAAGGGCAAGACAGCAGTGAGCGAGTGACAAGCATTACACTTCCGGATGATCCTCAGAGTCCCACCCAGGCTACTTTTACATATAGTCCTGAAGGTTTTTTGATAGAAAGCACAGATGCTGCAGGCGTTACATCAAGAATTGATCCTTATGGCGTGGTACATGGCACAAACGCCAGAACAACACTATCAGACGCAATATCGGCGCAAAGCCCAAGCAGTGGGGGGAATTTACAGGTTGCATCTACCGAGGGACTTCCATACACCGGCTGGGTCAAGATCGGCGGAGTTTTCGGTGAGGTCGTGAAATATAATAGCATTGATTATCAAGCGAATACACTTAATCAAATTACGAGAATAAATCCGAGTGCACATGTTGCTGGGACATATGTTGAATATGCTATACCGTCCATCGGTGCGATCGAGACACCATCTATGAAGACATTCTTTGCATATCATACTATGGGATGGAATGACTACGGTGCTACTCCGGGCACAGAACTCTGGGCTACCTATGAACGTGGCCCTGGTGAGAGTTGGCCTGACATTTATAGTTCAGATGATAAGCCGACCTGGGGATACGCAATCAATAGTGAGCTGGAAGAATGGCTGTATCATTATCCGACTACTTATGATATCAACGCACAGGTGTGGACCGGTGGAATTGCCAAACAATACTGGTTTAATAGCTCTGGTGGAAGTAGCGGGTATAATTTTGTCGCCTCAATGACAGATGCAGAAGGAAATTCAGTTGGATACACCTATGATGAACACCAAAACAGGACTGCAACAGCCGGAACTGGAGATGGTTCTACATACGAGTTTGATGATCATAGAATAGTGTCGAAATACGACACACGGGGTAACAAGTGGGTCAATACATATGATCCCAACACGAAGGACCTCACTGAAGTCAAATGTTACGACAGCAACACTTTGAGTCTTCTCAAGTATGTGCATAAAATGGACTATTCTTATGGCCTTGTTACCAAAACGGAGATTACAGATCCTGACAATCCGACAATGACGCTGCCTCAGAGCGAGACTTCCTATTTGTTCGACAGAAAGCCCGCATATACAGATACATACATTATGCATAACACTCTTGCCACTGCACCGATCAGCACTGAGATATACCTAAATGATGTGTCAGGCTTTCCAACAAGCGGATTGGTTCGCGTCGGCACAGAAATCATTGCCTATAGCAACAAGGATGCGACCTACAATAAGCTTACTGGTCTGACACGAGCGGTTCTGAACTCGACAACATATAATGCCAGCGTTGATGACCGCGTTTCTGCATTCAACCGCCAGGCTTTTCACTATGATGAAACATATAACCAGGAAACGGAGAATCGAGGTTTCTTAACCTCGATAGAGCAGTTAACCGTTGATTCTACCGGCTCCATAGATTCAATATTTACTCGCTACAGATACGATGGGAAAGGGCGTCGGGTAAAGGTTATAGATGCTAATGACAATGAAACCGACTATGAATATGATGATCTCGACCGGGTTACCCAAGTAACCAATCCTGACAGCACGACGAAGAAAACAGAATACACATGTTGCCATAAAATATGGGAAGAAGATGAGAATGGACATCGAGTATATTATGTCTATGATGCAAAAGGACGTCTAGTAAAAGAAGTGCAGTCAGGCGCATCAACTATTCTGCTATATCCCATAGATGATACACAGACGAATGTTACTGTAAACGATGGAAGCGTTCTGTCCAGCAGTGGAGCTGTTGTGATAGATAATGAGATTGTTGAGTATTCCAGTAATGTTAACAATATCCTTACTGTAAGCCAAAGAGGTGCTCAGAACTCAATTGCTGCCAGCCATGACTCGGCAAACGCGGTCGGAAAAGTTTCTGCAGCTGTATCATATGTATACGATCCAATCATACAAAATCGAAAAACAGGGCTCATAGATCCCGAAAACCATGAGACTACATACGACTACTACGTTAATAACAAGCTCAAGAAAATCAATTATCCCGATGGTACTTGGGAGCAGTATACATATGACGGCTCAGGAAACATGATTCGTAAGCTCTCAAGTAGTGGTATTGTCATTAATTACACCTATGATTCTGATGGGAAACTGCATAAGGAATCATCTATGTGATGTCAACTGATCGGAGCAATAAATAACACTGATTGCACAGCAGGAGAAATGTTTGATGGCTCAGGCATATGGTGACAGCTTTCGGAAGCTAGTGCCTGAGCTACCTGTAATTAACTCGAAATTATAGCGTTGTCATAATTTGCTCAGCATAGATAATCATTACACAAGGTGAAAACCCTCTGTAAAAAAACTTACAGAATCTGACCTATAAAAAGCACTCTTCTTCGAGCCTGATGCCTTAGTCCTATATTTCGAAGAAGAAGCAGCCAAGAGTGCCGGTAAGACAAGCAGAGTTAAGGGCTACAAGGTCAAGCTAAAATATGTGCCGCTCCAAGAAGAAGAGAAGAAGCTCAAGCGGCAGGCTATAGTACAGATTGTTCTCAAGGCTTTCCGACGTGACAAGCGGAAGTAAACAGACTTTGAAGCTGTTTTTGGTTACTCTTTGTAGGAACGACTTTGCCGTTTTCCCAGAGTGAAATAGTCGCAGAGGTAACACCTAAATGCTTTGCAGCTTCCTTTGTATTAAGCCCCAGGAGTTTTCGGCACATCCTTATTTTCTCCTCGTTATCCAAGGCAGAACAGTCGCCAAATGGGTTATAACCAAGGAACTCAATTACATTTGGCATCACTTTTATTGTTGGGAAGAACTTGCCTTTCTCCCAATCTGATACTGAGCGATATGATACATCGAGCAGCCTTTCGACGTCTTTTAGGGTCAATCTCAAATCCAACCGCCGTTTTCTTATGTGCTCCCCAAGTGTCTTTGGATTGTGTGGATAGCACAATTGATGCGGTTTTTGAGCTTGAATGACTATATGGCAAAATGGCAACACAACCAGGGCAAAATGTGGTGAAATTGCCGGTATGTTTCAGCTAAATGTTGTTCAATAATAGCGAACACGCAAATGGTGTCAGGTGTTGGGGTTGCGCGTTCGGAGGCTTCGGCAGGGGGGTTGGCGGAGATTGGAATGATGTGCAAAATTTGCTGCTGGCCGAAGCAATGAAAACTACTTATTTACGAGTTGGTTCAATACCAAATAAACAAATTTCAGTTTTCTATTTGTTATGCGGCCAGGGATAGGTATTGTCTTTGACAAGATTGTAATTGGCATCCAGCTTGGTTTCCAAGAGAAGTATGGCAGCTATGCGGCGGGCTATGTTGGTCACTTCCAGCGCTTCTTCGGGCTTTAGAGGGCGTTTGAGCAAGCCGAACTCGCGATAGCTGAGCCATTTTTTGATGACTTGATATCCGCCGATATGATAGTCCCAGACCCTGGCGGGAATGTTTTTCCAGTATGCCTTATTGTTGAGATAGACATCAAAAGTAGACTCGCCGAAACCGCATTTATCGCAGACTCCCCTAGATTCGAGCTTGCCTTTGCCGGGCATAGTCACTCCGTCTTTGCCAGAGTGCCCCCAACCTACCGTAAGAGCCAAGTCTCCGGCGTCCGGGTTCAGAGAATCTCCACAGGACGCCGTAAGCACGGCTATACTTTGAAGCTCGGGCATGATCGAACCGGAAGTTACGCCTGGAACATCCTTTTCAGTATCCAGCAGTGCGGCAATCTTTGTGCCGAGTTCGGCTGAGGCGAAAAGCAAGTTTTTTGAGTTTGGCAGAGGTATACGCGGCCAGTCCTGACGGATGCCGTCTGCATTCTCGCTGAGATACAGAGGCGAGTAACCTATGGCAAGAACATGCATCCAAATCAAACCGGCAATTTGAACATCCGAATCGGGATTGGAGATGCCGAGGCTACTGAGATAAGTACGCGCTTGTGGCGAAAGGTTTGCAGTTGAATTTTTACATTCTGACAAAATTCCAGGAAGATCCATATTTGTGGTTGATGGGCAAGAAGAATTAGCAATAAAAACAGGGAAAGCTCCTGGATTGCGGCTAATGGTTTGCTTATCGAATAGACCAGACGATATAAATATCGGCACGCCTTCAGGTGATGATTGAACATTAGATCGGCTTATTATAAAAGTGTTGTTTCGCTTGCACTGTTCATATAGTGAAGGGCGAGGCCTGTTCCAAAGTGGAGGAATAGCTGAGTAATAGCAATATCTTGTCTCGAATGGACGGACAAGATAAGGCATAATATGTTCGCATGAAAAGCTCTCGGTGCTTAGTAGCTTTTGCCTTGCAGACTTTGCATTGAATGAGCGTGTACTTATAGTCAATTTAGTCTCATAGGCAGCGAGTGAATTCCAGTCAACACTTGGATCATAGTAGTCACGCATTCTATCAGCCAGTCGATCCTTGTCAATATCAATCAATGCACCGCCGCGACATTCCTCAAGACCAACAAAAGCAGATTTACCTGCAAAAGCAGGCATGCTTGGCCACGCTCGATAATGCGACGCCACAACCCCCGGCCTGAATGAATATCTGTTTTCGGGCTTAGGCTCGGCTAATTGGTAGTATGCATTAAGGTCTGCATTTGCAAGGCTGTCTTTGACATCTTGGCGTTTGGTAACTCCCCAAAACTGCCGAAATCGGACAGCCTGATTATTAACTTCTGCACCTTTGCGGACCATCAAACCAATAGTGGTACCTAAGCGTATGCCTTCGCGATTATACTGCGTAGAAAAAACGCTTGGGTCCGGTTTGCCATCAGGGGTCAGCTTTCCGGTCTCCCGACTATCACCGTTCATACAATCAAACCATAATGAATCAAATCCATTGAGAAAGCGCTGACGCATAACCACGTATGATGCATCACTCAGATAAGAGTAATTTGATATGTAGCAGACTATCCCTTTTCCGGTTTTCTCCGCAATTCTCCTTTCGGCCAAGCGGAAGAAACGGATATACAAGTCATCCATATTGAACTTTTTAATGCCCCACTCAGAGATCAGACCCTCCTTGTACGGCTCGACAAGACCCTGCTCCTCTTTCGGACTTGTGCCCGCAAATGCGTTATACGGCGGATTCCCCAGAATCACTAAAATTGGCTTATCACGTTTAACCTCATCAGCGGCGTCACGCTCCTGTTCGAGTTCTGGCCAAAGCAGTTGGGTCTTGGGTTCCTGTGGAGGTTCCCAACCAGTGAGGGCATTGGTGAGATATACCCCGGCACGCTCGGAACCATCTTCTTTGAGCGGTGCGGACAAGCCTTGCAAAAACAAGCCAAGCTGCATGTGCGCAATAACAAACGGCGCGGGGAGAATCTCGAAACCAAAAACACGGGTGGTAGCGGCTTTCTTTATATCGTGGCCTATCAGGGCATCATTGCGCTTACTTTTAAGAGTCTTTTCTATGCGCTTGAGGACTTCCACCAGATATGCACCTGTGCCGCAGCAGGGGTCGAGTATATAGACACTCGGATCGGCAAGGCCGTCGGCAATATCCAACTCCTCGCGGAGAACGGTATCGACTCGCTCAACCATATATTCAATGATTTCAGGAGGGGTATACCATACGCCCATTTCTTTACGGAGTTCGGGATCGAATGCCTCAAGGAACGGCTCATAGAAATATTGAACAGCATGCTCCTCCTGGAAACGATCAAAAAATACGGCACGGTCAACACGGTTAAGTGTCTCACCCGCCCAGGTCATGATGTCTTCCAATTGAAGCGGCCCGAGCTTTGACGGTGCGGATATCTGCTCAAAAAGTACCCGGATCATTGGGACATGCAGTGACCACTGAGCCATACGCCAGTCAAATCGGGCGGACGCGTTATCTTTGTTTTGTTTGCACCACAGCACCCATGCAGAAAAGAGGCCATAAAAGAGTGTCTGAACCAGGGTCGAACGGAAGAAATGCTCACCCTTTTCATCCTTGAACTGAAGACCTAGCGCCTCTTCCAACGCAGCACGAATTGACTTAAGCGCATCCATGTCTTTTGCTGATTCGATCCGCGCCTTGGCGTCACGAGCATATGAAGCAAGAAACCATGCAAGGTCTTTGGGGTCGGCAAGAGGGGCATTGCGCTGCATGACGCGCTTGAGATATTCTATGAACTGTTCGCCATACCGTTCTGCCATACTCCGCGGATGAGCTGCTTCACGCCAGAATTGCTCATGCGAATCAGCTATAGTGCAGCGCTCAAGATTTGTATGAATGCCGTTATCGCCGCGCTGAATGAGCAGGAAATCTCTGTAATTGGTAACCAACACAAGGCCATAACGCTCCACGTAATCTTTGACCTGTTTGGTCTGTGAGATATGCAGCACATCCTCTGATGTGCCCTTTACTTCGATTGCACCGCGGGAAGGAATTTGATCAAAAACAGTATCTATGTCTGAATTCTTGCGCAATTGATCGGGTGTAAAAAGTCCGCCATCCGGCAAGCCTGCACCCTGATTGCGCAAGTTTATTACACAATTGACCTTGGGTTTGAGTGTCTTGCCGATTTCGTTTGAGAGATTGGCAAGAGCGCCGTAATACGAAGTCTCTGCAACATTTGCACCAGTTGCGTGTGCTGTGTAGAGTTCTCGAATATAGGTCTCAAATGGATTCATCGACTCCCCCGGCGACAAACAAGCGCCGATGATATGTTCGACTTGGAATCAAAAAATCCCTTTGTAAAGATATGTATTCGGAAATCGCCATAGGTAAAATAGAAAAAGCCCCTCGCAACAGCAAGGGGCTTGAATAGACTATATCAGGCCACGCCGGGTTCCAGCCTGGGTTTGGTCTCTTTCTTGCACTCCACTTTTTCTTCTGAAGTGCCGTCGGATTCATGCGGCGTGGCGGCAGTGGGTGTTTGGCCTGCCGAATCCTCCGCAAGGCTGGCGCCTTCCATCAAAGCCTCGAACTCCTCGCGCTCCAGGGTCTCTTTCTCCAGAAGAACCTTTACTATCATATCCATCTTCTCGCGGTTTTCTAGGAGTATGCTGCGTGCACGTTCGTATGCCGCATCCATTATCGATCTTATTTCTTTGTCGATCTGCTGCGCAATCTCATCGCTGTAGTTGCGGTCCTCCATGACATCACGACCCAGGAACGGGTTGCCATGACGTTTGCCGACCGTGAGTGGACCGATGGTGTCGCTCATGCCGTATTCACAGACCATCGCGCGGACGGTCTCAGTGGCACGCTCAAGATCATTGTGCGCGCCGGTCGATGCTTCGTTGAAGATGATCTCCTCGGCAACACGTCCGCCAAGTAGTCCCGCGACATCGTCCAGCAGCTCACTCTTCGTGGTCAGATATTTATCCTGAGCAGGGAGCATAATGGTATAACCGAGAGCCATTCCCCTTGGCAGGATCGAGACCTTGTGCACAGGGTCGGCATTAGGCAAAAGCTCACCGACTATGGCGTGGCCGACCTCATGATAGGCAACCATTTCCTTTTCTTTGTCGCTGATCAGGCGGCTTTTGCGCTCGGGACCGGCGATTACGCGGTCTATGGAGTCTTCAAAATCGGCCATGAATATCTTGGTCTGCTCCCGTCGTGCAGCAAGCAGGGCAGCCTCATTGACCAGGTTGGCAAGGTCGGCGCCGGAAAAACCGGGCGTCCTGCGCGCAAGAGAATTGACATTCACGTCATCTGCAAGCGGCTTGCCCTTTATGTGTACATTAAGAATTGCTTCACGGCCCGTTGCATCCGGGTTGTCGACAACCACGCGGCGGTCGAACCTGCCGGGTCTGAGCAGAGCCGGGTCGAGCACGTCTGGGCGGTTTGTCGCGGCGATCATAATTACACCGGAGTTTGGATCGAAACCGTCCATCTCGACCAACAGTTGGTTAAGGGTCTGTTCACGTTCATCATGGCCTCCGCCAAGACCAGCGCCCCGCTGGCGGCCTACCGCGTCGATCTCGTCTATAAAGATCAAGCTCGGGCGATTGGCCTTTGCAGTGTCGAAGAGGTCCCTTACACGTGAAGCGCCCACGCCGACGAACATCTCAACAAAGTCTGAGCCGCTGATATGGAAGAACGGCACTCCTGCCTCGCCTGCAATTGCGCGTGCGAG
Protein-coding sequences here:
- a CDS encoding helix-turn-helix domain-containing protein → MLPFCHIVIQAQKPHQLCYPHNPKTLGEHIRKRRLDLRLTLKDVERLLDVSYRSVSDWEKGKFFPTIKVMPNVIEFLGYNPFGDCSALDNEEKIRMCRKLLGLNTKEAAKHLGVTSATISLWENGKVVPTKSNQKQLQSLFTSACHVGKP
- a CDS encoding RHS repeat-associated core domain-containing protein; the encoded protein is MMTKWQKTGETTVEYGYDGYGMRVRKTPSGGTPTDYLLDVSEVVEEISTTNVTSYARPWLPIKISGTAYMVFYADCLGSTRIIANANSIVQMAAAYDAFGNPINGIAESFGFAGQYRYSLDSINIYYLKARYYNPEVGRFTSRDPLGYRGGINLYEYAGNNPVMRIDPTGLVKWWVPFVPAWIMTLIDSPCFANAIGTGQGWRDGHNNNMAHCTLTCELARCPGLSYGDSQILEGLFEELQWLFGPFNNPWWDAAAFYDAVGDGLGSYGDPCKSCTDLCQQAWGDGMLDYTPAN
- a CDS encoding tetratricopeptide repeat protein, giving the protein MNLRSLVFVLIVSCAFILQSAGSLLAVDEKITPTNNRVIDREDKEFNNAMRVWYQHRYEEGANLLQKFVQDYPDSRWAAEAVMHIGCLCVYQKKYDEAKTIFNNLLAEHPNDEIGVKCNLRLGNIAEATADYSEAVNMYNAALRCPMTWDQYKYLNEKLKYSVSEKETRLMRINCGSVALAACLEAMGKDNEAAKAKAFVPDPEGDSFYKLQYESASLGVDAKAVEMTIDQLKQAKLPVIGHVNTNHFIAVLSIKNGMVRVKDSIKGEYLISLSDLSVKWTGKALTFDTSSDLQSLDLATSLETLGGCCGVPSGRGGCATCPGGASQGGSSDGGSSACGPSGCGEIVSRGRPTHDVWLLQQVIKVTDTPIWYNPGRGPSPSFTINYDNDYSSSGIFGSGSKSIFDSKVYFLPSSNGVSTKLSASITSSSPANNGSLSVMSISGFPTSGAVVVTDGTNAEVIKYTSTSENSFNNITRGANPISVDMNSQDQSVYYSINDLQVHREDTRELDYQWNTSSLKYVTSSGIYGELIDVDMRQPMDDTIMGRIVVITLRNGTKYYYLSANEPITTQQGRLQIIEDPIGPPVTTLGSSISTSQPIDGGSIALTSASQLASKGAIMITNSSDESEIITYTAISGNSIMNITRGAQGTSKIAAVATDPVTRLLRLTMNYNQSTGVIESITDANGQDTIIGTQGQDSSERVTSITLPDDPQSPTQATFTYSPEGFLIESTDAAGVTSRIDPYGVVHGTNARTTLSDAISAQSPSSGGNLQVASTEGLPYTGWVKIGGVFGEVVKYNSIDYQANTLNQITRINPSAHVAGTYVEYAIPSIGAIETPSMKTFFAYHTMGWNDYGATPGTELWATYERGPGESWPDIYSSDDKPTWGYAINSELEEWLYHYPTTYDINAQVWTGGIAKQYWFNSSGGSSGYNFVASMTDAEGNSVGYTYDEHQNRTATAGTGDGSTYEFDDHRIVSKYDTRGNKWVNTYDPNTKDLTEVKCYDSNTLSLLKYVHKMDYSYGLVTKTEITDPDNPTMTLPQSETSYLFDRKPAYTDTYIMHNTLATAPISTEIYLNDVSGFPTSGLVRVGTEIIAYSNKDATYNKLTGLTRAVLNSTTYNASVDDRVSAFNRQAFHYDETYNQETENRGFLTSIEQLTVDSTGSIDSIFTRYRYDGKGRRVKVIDANDNETDYEYDDLDRVTQVTNPDSTTKKTEYTCCHKIWEEDENGHRVYYVYDAKGRLVKEVQSGASTILLYPIDDTQTNVTVNDGSVLSSSGAVVIDNEIVEYSSNVNNILTVSQRGAQNSIAASHDSANAVGKVSAAVSYVYDPIIQNRKTGLIDPENHETTYDYYVNNKLKKINYPDGTWEQYTYDGSGNMIRKLSSSGIVINYTYDSDGKLHKESSM
- a CDS encoding N-6 DNA methylase codes for the protein MNPFETYIRELYTAHATGANVAETSYYGALANLSNEIGKTLKPKVNCVINLRNQGAGLPDGGLFTPDQLRKNSDIDTVFDQIPSRGAIEVKGTSEDVLHISQTKQVKDYVERYGLVLVTNYRDFLLIQRGDNGIHTNLERCTIADSHEQFWREAAHPRSMAERYGEQFIEYLKRVMQRNAPLADPKDLAWFLASYARDAKARIESAKDMDALKSIRAALEEALGLQFKDEKGEHFFRSTLVQTLFYGLFSAWVLWCKQNKDNASARFDWRMAQWSLHVPMIRVLFEQISAPSKLGPLQLEDIMTWAGETLNRVDRAVFFDRFQEEHAVQYFYEPFLEAFDPELRKEMGVWYTPPEIIEYMVERVDTVLREELDIADGLADPSVYILDPCCGTGAYLVEVLKRIEKTLKSKRNDALIGHDIKKAATTRVFGFEILPAPFVIAHMQLGLFLQGLSAPLKEDGSERAGVYLTNALTGWEPPQEPKTQLLWPELEQERDAADEVKRDKPILVILGNPPYNAFAGTSPKEEQGLVEPYKEGLISEWGIKKFNMDDLYIRFFRLAERRIAEKTGKGIVCYISNYSYLSDASYVVMRQRFLNGFDSLWFDCMNGDSRETGKLTPDGKPDPSVFSTQYNREGIRLGTTIGLMVRKGAEVNNQAVRFRQFWGVTKRQDVKDSLANADLNAYYQLAEPKPENRYSFRPGVVASHYRAWPSMPAFAGKSAFVGLEECRGGALIDIDKDRLADRMRDYYDPSVDWNSLAAYETKLTISTRSFNAKSARQKLLSTESFSCEHIMPYLVRPFETRYCYYSAIPPLWNRPRPSLYEQCKRNNTFIISRSNVQSSPEGVPIFISSGLFDKQTISRNPGAFPVFIANSSCPSTTNMDLPGILSECKNSTANLSPQARTYLSSLGISNPDSDVQIAGLIWMHVLAIGYSPLYLSENADGIRQDWPRIPLPNSKNLLFASAELGTKIAALLDTEKDVPGVTSGSIMPELQSIAVLTASCGDSLNPDAGDLALTVGWGHSGKDGVTMPGKGKLESRGVCDKCGFGESTFDVYLNNKAYWKNIPARVWDYHIGGYQVIKKWLSYREFGLLKRPLKPEEALEVTNIARRIAAILLLETKLDANYNLVKDNTYPWPHNK